Within Vicia villosa cultivar HV-30 ecotype Madison, WI unplaced genomic scaffold, Vvil1.0 ctg.000108F_1_1, whole genome shotgun sequence, the genomic segment AGCAACTTGTTTGTTCTAGTTGGGGAGTTCTTGTAACTCTTTAAGTTATTGGGGAAGCCTTTCTATTTGCTTGGTAAGATCCTCCACCTGCTGAGAGAGTAGTTTATTTTGAGTAAGAATTACATCATTGGTACCAAGGTCAATAACACCAGGATTCCTTTATGGAGTCCCCTAGTTGTGTTGAACTTTATGATcattttttgccatttttttcaattatttgaaTTGCTTCTTCTGTTGTCTTCGCCATCAAAGAACCTCCAACAGTAGCATCTAACAATAGTTTGGGTTGTGGTTGAAGGCCATTACAAAAAATATGAATTTGAGTAAGCTCATCAAAGCCATGACTAGGACACTTCCTCAGCATTGACTtatacctctcccatgcttcattgagagattcattgacaccttgagagaacactgagATAGCTGTTTTGGCTTCCAACAACCTTGATTGAGGAAAAAATCTGTCAAGAAacttctcttccaactcattctAGTTTGTCATAGTTTGGGTGGGTTGGTCAAGACACTAATCCTTAGCTTTTCCTATCAACGATTGAGGAAACAACCTCTTGAAAACCTGCTCTTCCTCCCGTTCGAGAGCTACGACCGCACTAGCAatctcatagaactttgtcaaGTGAGTATACGGGTCTTCATGATCAAGACCTGAAAAAGGACTAGCATACAATAGCTGAAGAATGTCAGTCTTCATCTCTGAATTTCTTACGTTGTTATCATTTCTTGCAAATTGAGCCGCTCTCCTCGGACTATTTGCACATGAACCTATTTGGGGTGCTGGTGGTGGTGGATCACCTTCCATCTCTTCTTCAATAACTTGAGAAGTTGACAAAGTAGTGGCTTCTTGTCTTAACCTCTTTTATTTGACTAATTTCCtccttcttcttgttttgctatTTAGTCTACGTGCTATCCTTTCAATCTCGGGACTAAAGAGGACTTGGTCTGCAGGTACACTTCCTCGCATAAACAAaagctgaaacactaaccaaacAAGTGAACCAAGATAgggaataatttttaattttagtaaCATAAGTAACACTCAAAACACAAACactattgcaatgcttgtaaTATCTAAACGCTAATCCCCGGAAATGGCGCCATTTTGTTAAAAGGGtaagtatttcctttattgtttcCACAGGGATTAATGTGATATTACCATCGTTCtacaattaaatgtgttttgagcTAAGATTTTGTACGAGTTTGGTGAAATGGAATGTAGAGTGCATGATAAGTAAACAAAGATAGTAAAATAGGGTTtaaaaatgatttgagaaaaatgtGCCAAGATTAGTTTTTGTTAGCTTGCTTCACAAATATTCGATTGATGATGTGTATGAacttattaatgattaatataacTACGTATCCaatcgataccgtttatctctaaagcaatatcgtgaatattattatattaactattagatgatctctcatgccaacaatcaacatgataatcttaaaagcttgatacaagtgattatcaactcacaaatctatctctagagtttgtttattgatagatgaatatctttaaGGTCAAGGTTTGAaatatatctctcaatagtgatttaaaacaacaaatataacatgaataacaagatattcaccatatattaatcatcaaccaaGTTAATACACAAAAGATTAAaagaaatacatattttacaagctaactacctctaatcttgacacaaaagggttttagctctccatagccatggaagcttcaacaacaaggaACATAACAAGATTCACTAGCATCAAAactcaaagaagatgaagaaagatgCTTGGAAAATCTTGAGTTTTTTCTCTTGAactttgttttctcttttctcttcttctctttcccTAGGTGTGTTATGAAAAGTATGAGTGATGGAAAGGATAAGAACACTCAAAAATATCTTCCAAGTGCCTAAAACCACAAGTCCCCAAAAATTAACTCCGCTTAGCAAActaggctcgctaagcggactaCCCAAAATATTTGAAAAGTAAACAGAACTCGCTTAGCGGGAATGGCCCGCTAAGCGGACTTCACAATTTGTCTCGCCCCACACCAGTCACCGGCGTGATTCTCAAAAACACATTATCACCTGCATGAAATTCCAAGTCTTTCCTCCGcttatcatggtaacttttctttctaatttgagaagttttcatcttctctCGAATCAACTTCACTTTATCAGTAGTCTCTCGAACAATTTATAGTCCAGGTACTACACTCTCTCtagattcatgccaacacaatggATTCCTACACCTCCAACCATACAATGCTTCTAAAGGCGGtattccaatactagaatggtgactattgttgtaagtgaactcgatcaagggaagataagtatcccacgaacctcccggctcaagaacacaagctcacaacaaatcctctaatggcTAAATAGTCCTCTCTGTTTGACTATCTGTTTGAGAATGATACGCTGAaatcaacctcaacttagaacccaattcTCCTTGTAAACCCTTCAAAATATCAAAAGTTAACCTCGGATCCCTGtccaaaaaaaatacataaaggaacaccatgcagctTAACAATCACATTGGTATAAATCTCTACCAACTTCGATACTAGATAAATGATGTTATTAGGAATAAAATGAGCTGActttgtaagcctatcaacaatcacccaaatcgaatcgtGTCCTCTTGAAGTATTAGGTAAACCCGTCACAAAGTCCATTGAAAttctatcccatttccattccggaacttctaacggttgcatcaaccctgctggcttctgatgttcaaattttgatttcttacaagttaaacatgcatacacaaactgcGCTATATCACGCTTCATTCCAgaccaccaaaacaaattcttcaaatcctGGTACATTTTAGTAGCTCTTGGATGAATACTTAAATTACTTCTATGACCTTCTTCAAGAATTGCTCTCTCCATATCCACATCATCGGGAATACAAATTTGATTACGGAATCACAACACACCTTGCGCATCCAACTTGAAATCGCTATTCTCAGACTAGTTAATCCCAACCATTGAATCTACCACCTTCAAATCTAACTTCTGAGCTTCCTTgatactatccagaaaatcattattAATATTTAGCATACCCAACCTGACGCTCTTCTGTGTCACCTCATagaccaaactcatatctctaaGCTGCTCAATCAATTCTAATTCCTTAACAATCATTACTGACATAGCAATGTCTTTCGGCTCAAAGCATCGGCCACAatagcttttcctggatgataattcaaactgaaatcatagtttttcaacaattctaaccaccttcactgtctcatattcagctccttctgatcaaacaagtACTTTAatctcttatggtcgctaaatacttcaaatctagaaccataaagataatgcctccaaatcttcagtACAAACACAACTGCAGCAAGctctaaatcatgcgtaggatagatcttctcatgaactctcaactgtcttgatgcataagcaacaactttatcattctgcataagcacacctcctaaacccatcttaaaagcatcacaatataccataaAAGATTCTTCCGAATTAGGCCATATCAAAATCAGAGCCGacgtcaatcttttcttcaactcggtaaaacttTCTTCACATTGAATGTCCCACACAAAAGCCATACCCTTACAAGTCAATTTAGTCAACGGAAGTGCTAACTTAGAAAAACCTTCTATAAACCTCCTGTAATAACCAGCtaacacacgagcaccaaccaatttATCCATCAAGTCATCTATTCTTGGTagcggatacttgttcttgatcgtTACCTTATTCAACTACATGTAAttaatacaaagtctcatacttccatctttcttctttactaacaacactggagctccccacggcgacacacttggtatgacaaacttcttctcaagtaactcttccagttgCTTCATCAATTCTAACAATTCTGATGCAAACATCATGTATAGTGCCATAGACACAGGCCTGGTATCATGTACAAGATTAATAGAAAATTCAACTTCTCTCTCTatggtacatcaggaatttcatcagggaaaacttcaggaaattctcGCACCACCTGCAACTAATCAATTATAGCTTGATTCTCAATAGACAATGATGCCATCAACGCAAACACTTGAACTTCTTCTTTCATTAACAAGCGCAACTGCCTAGTAGATAACCACTTAACACCTTCCTCTTCAGGAATAGAGAATCTAACCGACTTATCATAACAATTAATATGAACATGGTTATACTCTAACCAGTTCATACCTATGATCACATCCAATCCTCTTAACGAcaagcaaacaaaatcaaaaataaaGTCTCTGTCGAAAATCGACAAGGGACACCTtaaacacacaagagaagtagtCACTGATCCCTTAGCTGGTGTATTGACGACCATCTCTCCATTCAAAGAAGACAACTtaagacccaatctttcaacacaatcagCAGCGATAAAgcaatgagtagcaccagtatcaataatagtaattaaaagagtgctattaatgaaacatgtacctctgatgAGTCCGTCCTTACTAGCGGTCTGAGTCCCCGACAAGGCGAACACCTTTCCACCAGCTTGTTCCTTCTTTGGTTTCTGAAACTGACTACCAATGTGCCCCTgttcaccacagttgaagcaaACCATCTGCTTATGCTTGCACTCCAACGCAGAAGGTTCCTAGACTTCACTTAGCGGACCAGATCCCGCTTAGCGGACTAGCGATAATGCAGGAAAATAACAGCAAACTCAGTTCTATGAAGAAGCTCTCCCACACCTCAAAATCACTTTCAGTCTACAATTAACAACAATTATAACCAACATTGGACATCTATTAACAACAATCTATATCAAAAACATGTTTAGAACACAAATTCATGGAATCTAGCATAAATCCTAACAATTCCCAATTGCAATTCTTCCCCAAACATGGATACTACGCATACAATCAAATCCTCCCCATAATATATCATCATACAATcccttatcatgaaagaatcccacccttaccttggtttggATAGAAGAAAACTCTAGCTTTAATAGGGTTTTGCCCTAGCttctttcctcttctcttctctctgtctcttctttcaccaaatgactcttctaattttctattttccAAATTCTATTGTTTTGTTAATCTTACTAACTTactattactaatgggctctaattaacacctttaacacccttctaaacccgatggaatatattaattaattcagagtaacatgtgaaaaaggatgctacaattctacaaaaacatatttttaaaacacATGTCATGCCAACATGAGGAACTCAATCAATAACACTCACCGaaaacatgttaacacagcggaaaagaTTCATAATTTGAATAACATTAAACCATCGTTCATCATCTCTAAAACTTAACAAGTTATtcgatcaaaataaaattaagagttatTGAACAACTCTAAAGTAAACGTTcctcagtgttacatatcagagcatgacaccgacactacgAATAATAGACTAGCCTATacgctatcctcaccaaagcaaaAGCAGCTACTCTTCAATCTCAAAAACATCaatagtaagggtgagtctcatcacaattaacaaatgttatgaactcataaaaaaataacatttcctAAGTATATTAATCACCCAATTGTAATATATTCAGATTTTCAGAAAAGCATTCATCATTAACAACAACACATCACCAAAATATAACACTGGAaaccatccaatcatgttatagcaATATGCATATACAATGTACTGACAATATGCATGTGTTACCaaacatgggattaacccatctgacCGATCCAAACATCACTCGGATACGCCCTGCTAACACAAAATcatcacaatgggaattatgctctccactgatccaacacatcacctagattcagccaccaaaataatttatgaatgaatgcacaaatataacatacttaaaacatcaccgatccgatgaatcACATTGTCTCGTCATAACtcaccattatcatcaccaataaaATATGTATATGTCACAGCACCATTCAATAATCAATCGcaacaatcatcacatcacaataTAATCATATCATAGTCACATCAATCACATTGTTACATAATA encodes:
- the LOC131624216 gene encoding uncharacterized protein LOC131624216 — its product is MEEDFKLVAQPQRRLNSTMKEVVRKEVIKLLEVEIIYPISDSAWIVVNRCPMLVIIVVNCRLKVILRLGLKLSSLNGEMVVNTPAKGSVTTSLVCLRCPLSIFDRDFIFDFVCLSLRGLDVIIGMNWLEYNHVHINCYDKSVRFSIPEEEGVKWLSTRQLRLLMKEEVQVFALMASLSIENQAIID